The Psychrobacillus sp. FSL K6-2836 nucleotide sequence TTCATTCCCAGCCTCCTCACAAGGTAAACAGAAAAACTAATGATTATCTTATCATATGAATTTTTGGACGTACAATGAAAAGCCTTTTAACTGGACTAAAAACTAAAAACTGTAAACTTCTTTCTTCAATACACCTACGTATGGTAAGTTACGATATTTTTCTGCATAATCTAAACCGTATCCAACTACAAATGCATCTGGTACTTCAAAGCCAACAAAATCTGCTTTTAAGTCTACTTTTCTACCAGTTGGTTTGTCTAATAATGTAACAATCTTAATCGATTTTGCTTTACGATATTTGAAAAGGTCTACTAAGTAACTTAATGTCATCCCACTATCGATGATGTCCTCGATTATTAAAATATCTCGTCCTTCAACACTCGTGTTTAAATCTTTTACAATTTTAACCTCTCCAGATGAAACCGTTGCATTTCCATAGCTTGATACATCCATATAATCCATTTCAATGTATGTATCTACACGTTTCATCAAATCGGACATGAAAGGCATTGCACCTTTTAAAATCCCAATCGCAAGTGGGTACTGATCTTTGTACTCTTCCGTTAACAAGGCTCCCAATTCACGTGTTTTTTGATTGATTTGTTCCTCAGATAACAAGACTTCTAAAATATCCTTTTCTAACATGGTTAATCCTCCTATGGGTTAATAACTCTTTACGTATAATACAAAATTTTGCATATTTCTTTTCTTTTCAAATTGCTGCCCGTAACGAAGACCTATTATAGCCATTATATCATTTTTTGCTGATACAAGTATTGGCCAAACCACTCGTTCTTCGGTCGGAATTTTTTCATCAATAAACAATCGTGAAACTTTTTTTGGAGTAGACATCCCTTTTAAATGAATTCGATCTCCTTCCATCTTCTGTCTTATAGATAGAGGTAATGAATCATTTTCCAGTTGGATAAACCACTTTTCATCGGAAGGAACCTGCTCGTTTAAGTTTCTAGTCAGGTAGATAGAATAACCAGCACCAACTGCCTTCCAACAATCTTCATCAACTAGTTGACTTTGAGTTGGTAGAGATTGTATCGGATTAGAGGAAAACTGTACTTGACTGTAATGACGTATGAGGAAAAAATCTTTTGGCAAATGAATTACTGTATTACCATCCTGCTCATTACAAGCAGTTAAAATAGATTCAATTAAGCGATTATTTAATAGCGTATTGGAGCTATCATACAGATACTTTAATAGTATTAGAATCACTCTTCTTTGTAAAGCAACTGGGGTTTCACTAAACTGTTTTGTATTCAAAACAAAGTTCGATTCGTTTTTAACTGTCACAAGCTGGTCAAATTTTTCTTTAGCAAGCATCTGTAAAAAAGTATCATCTTGTTGTTGTTTCTCTACGAACGTCCGGATACTATCTGCCACATGCATATTTTCTTGGCGTAAAAGAGGCACCACAGTATGGCGCAAACGATTTCTTGTATATGTATGTTTATCGTTACTAGGATCATGTCTAAAGGATTGCTCATGAGACTGAACAAAATCCAAAATGTCTTCCTTCGTTACAGATAAGAACGGACGAATGATGCTGCCATTGGAAAATGGCCTTGTTATTGGTATTCCAGTAAGAGAAGACGCCAAAGATCCTCTAACTAATGACATGACTATTGTTTCTATCTGATCATCCGCATGATGTCCGAGTACCAACTTATCAAAATGCTCTTGTTTCATAACACTATCAAAGTAATCGTATCGTTCTTCACGGCATATCACCTGAACATTTCCACCCTCCGCTTCCACTCTAGAAGGCACTTCAAGTGTAGTTCCATAAAAAGGTACTTCTAACCTATTAGCCAGTTGTTCAACGAATTGCATATCTTCTGCCGACTCTTCTCCGCGAAGCTGGTGATCCGTGTGAACAATCCCAAGCTGTACGTTATATATTTTCTGAATCTCTTGAAATAAGAGTACCACAGCAACGGAGTCCACTCCTCCAGAACAAGCCAGAAGAAGACGATCCCCACTTTGAATCAGCTGTTGCTTATCTATATATTTTTTAACTTTCATAACGAAAGGATGCATTTTTTCACCTCAATTATTGATCATTCTACTAGTAAATCGCCCGCCAGTCTCGGCGGACATTTACTTAGCACTTTCCTTTTACTCCTCAAGAACTTCATTGTTTTGTGAAAGACTAACGGGCACCTTTTGCTTCAAGAATGGCAGATAAAGGTAAATGGCGCCTTTCCACGAAATTCTTCCAGCGCCTTTCAGAGGTCCACAGGATGTGGGTCATGCAGTCGTTGCGACATGATGTCGCGTTCTTAGACTGTATTCCCCCAACGGGCGCTTCCGCTTTTCTTTTCTGGCCAGCTGCAGCGCCTTGCCCCTCGGGTCGCTTCAAAATTTCGAGAAAGGCAAAGAGCGCCTTTCCACGAAATTCTTCCAGCGCCTTTCGGGGCAGACATAGGCGCTTTCGCTTTTCTTTTAGTGTACCATTTTTTCTTGGTATTTGGCTGTTTGACGTGGTGTGAAGAGGGACCATTCTGGTACTACATGCTCTACTTGCATGAAAATAACGGTTCGATCGTCCCCTGGTAGTGAGTATGTTTCTTCTAACATTTTCACAAAACGCTCTGCATTCATTGTTGGGTCCTGTAATATTTTTTGGTAATATTGCTCCTGTTTTTCGACAGTTGTGTTACCTGAGAATACACCGTCTGATAGCATGACCAATACATCCCCGTCTTTCAAGTCCATTTTTCGAGCTTCGATCGAGAAGGTAGGTAGAAATCCGAATGGGACATGTTTGCTTTCTATTTTTCTCATTTCACTCCCTCGTACGAGATATGTCGACATACTCCCGGCCTTCCAAGACCATAACTCCCCTTTTTGTAAGTCTATTAACGCCAAGTCTACTGTTGCATAGCTGTCATTGTCATTTTGGAGACTCATCATGTAATGGAGTGTATGCATCGTTGTTTCGGGATCCATTTTTTTGTTTAAACATTCCCTCATGAATTGCATAACTCGTCTACTTTCTCGGTGTGCCTCCACATCATTCCCCATTCCGTCCGATAAGATAACTGCCATCAAACCTGGGTGTAACGGAAACACTGCATGGGCATCACCCGAATAGATTGTATTTTTACTAGATGATGTATACACATCATGCGTAATTTGAAAGCGAACAGATGATTTACAGGTCAGTTGAATATGTTCATATGGATGATGAATTTCTTTCATCGCCATAATCTCAAATGGTTCATTCCAAAGATCATATAAAAGCGGAACTATCAAACGTTCACCTAACATTTTTGCTCTTGCCTCAATTGGTAAACAACAAACAATCTCCATTTGTCCAATTTCTACACTTAATACATCTATTTGGAAGAAAGGGATATTCGCTTGCTGGAATCTTTGTTTAATCACTTCTTCATGAGAAGAGTACATAGTTATATTGTTTTCTAAATTGCTCATCAACCCACTCATGTGATTGCCCATATCTTTCAGTTTGAGTGCAAACATCTTTTTTCCGTGCTGCAACTCATATGTGAGATGTTGTTTGGCTTCTCTTTCCTTCAAATCATGCATCACTTGAATTGGTTTTACGCATTTATACTGAATTCTATTCTCTGTTTGCATTCTGGATTTTTTAGGCTGTTCCTCCCACTCCTTTATCAATACTGGCATCCCATTAGATTTCTCTCCCCAACATTTTTCGTATTGAAAACACGAACGACAAATAGGTAGCGGTTCTGTTTTCTCGTCTTTTCTCAATGCCTTCGTATCAAATTTCTCCGATATAAAGCGTGTGATAAAATCGACAAAATGCTGAAACTCTTGGAGTTGATGATTTACTTTTTCCGTCATCCACTTTTGTCTTCTTAACAGAACACTCGTTGTATCAGGATATAATTGATCCTTCAATTCTTTAATCCAAGTAGAAGGAACAATGAAAAACAATAGAGATGCAACAACAAGGGATCCTATATAAACAGAGTCTAGTGGCAATGTACGATCATATAAAATAAAGAAAAACGTGGCCCCTAGCATACTAAAGGCTTGCCACAGTCTCCCAAAAGGCTTATGAAGCCCCGCTAAGAAACCCGTTACCGCGTAGACGGCAATCATTCCACTAAAGCTAAGTTTAGAAATGCTTAATATTGTTCCAGAAAGTACTGCAACTACTGTGGCGAGTTGGACACCCCCAATAGCTGCTGACACCGCAATTACTAAATGAGCTGCCATAAGAGGAATCGAAACATATCCAAATATATACGAGGACATTCCAGTTAACACCAGTGCTCCTATGAGTAATGCAGCACCCATTCTTTCTACAGTCCACCTTTTATGCAATAAGTCCGGAAATGGAAGGAATAACTGAAACAAAAATATTGTCATAAATAAACTTAATACGCCTTCATATGCAATGGCTAGCCAAATAGAAACTGGAATTTCTCCTCCATACGAAACAAACTGCCATGCAATCTGGACACATACGACATCTATCAGTACAAATACAGGTAAGGGAATTTTATTAATAAATCTATTTTGATAAAACGGAAATATTAATGCCTGTATTGCATGAATGATGACTTGTCCAAACCCTAGAGTAAAACTACCAAGTATAGCACCTACAACCACCCAAGGTACAAAGCGTTGAAACCTCAGATTAACTAGAGCCCAAAGAGGAAGAAAAAATGGAACCGAGGCCTCGAACAATACAACCTGTGCTAGAAAAAATGAGATCAAAAGGAAAATTACAGAAAATAAAAGAGTAATCCTTTTGGCTTTCAATGCCTCCGTGATCCTTCTCAACGATATACTGCGTTTTTGTTCCTGTTCATAAACCGTCTTCAAAGCGAATACCTCCTATTCAACTATTGATGGAAGTATACCTAGTATCACCTCAAAAAGTATGTCTGTTTCTGACATGTACTTTAAATAACTTTTCGACGTCATCAGCTAATAATCTAAATAGTTTAAATATTTTAAACAAACTTTCTTTTTATATTTTTAAAATTCCTTTTAAGAAGCATTGACACTTTGGCAAAACGCTTGTAATATATAATTTGTTCGTTAAAAACGGCGGCCTAGCTCAGCTGGCTAGAGCGTACGGTTCATACCCGTGAGGTCGGGGGTTCGATCCCCTCGGCCGCCATATTTTACGGCCCCTTGGTCAAGCGGTTAAGACACCGCCCTTTCACGGCGGTAACACGGGTTCGAATCCCGTAGGGGTCATCTAATAAAAAGCAGTTCCTATAAAAATAGGAACTGCTTTTTATATGTTTTGGAAGTTAACAATTTGTCGAAGTTCATGCAAGAACGCGATTCATAAACGGAAACCAAATAGTCAAAAAAATTATTTACATAGAGGAAATTTGTTTCCTGTGATGCTCGTCATGCTCTAAAAAATCCGTAAAATAACTACGAATAGAGGATTTACTCTCCCCAATGTAAAAAGCTTTGTCCCACTCTATTTCATCCGTTTGCTGAAGCCTTTCAATAATATGTTGACGTTGTTTTTTTGCATAAGCAAGGGTTTCTTTAAATGTTTGTTCATGAGCAAGGGCTGCAGCTTTTGCGTTAAATGTCTCGAAGTCTGGAAACCTTTCAAGCTTTTCACCTTCCTTCATATTTGGCAAACGTTGTTCAAACGTAAATCGATCCCATTCCCCAAGATGCATCATTATTTCATTTGGTGACCACTTTCCTTCGGCATAAGGAGCAGTCGCTCTCGTTTCGTCTAATGTAGTCAAAGAGTCCAACCAATTGATATATTCACCATATGCTTTAAGTAGTTCTTCTTTCGTCACTGGATAACCCCCCTTTATATAAATACCTTACCTAAAAATATTATGTGTAAACAAATAGTCATACGATATATCAATAAACAAATATTCGTTATTATTAAGAGGAATGGAAAATGTACGCATCATTTCTCCCGTAACAATATCGCTGTACATGTCTGAAAACTCACCACTTTGATCATTACGCATTTTTATAATCGTTTTTAGAAAATATGGACGCCAACTCCAGTTTTTATGGATCGCATCTTCTTGGATATCCCATTTTTTGTTGACACGCATAATATTGGGTGATAGTTGGAATCCATCTTCATCACAAATATATATACGGAATGAACAATCATCTAACTCTTCCGCAAGTAATAATAATTGCGCTACATTGTCGCTAGTTGGATTTATGTGCTCCACTGCTTTTTCTAACATATTCTGCAGGTTTTTCAATTCATTATATTTTTCTTCAAGCAACCGCTTTTCCGTAGTAATAAATTGCTGGCACTTTTCTTTGAAATGATCTTTTAATAAATCTCTTGAAATTGTTTCTGTCTGAGCGTCCGCTAGATACTTCCCCTGATAATATCGACCACCATTTTTCCAAGCAAATTGAAGTTGGTGTACACTATCAATTCCTTCAAATAACATATTTGCTCCTATTTTACGAGCCAGCGATCCTAGAGATGTAAATAAATCATTTTGTGCACTCCACGACTCATAGCTCAACTTTTCAATATTTACTTTTAATATATTTGGTGACAGCATTTTTATATAATCTATATGACTTTCCGAACCTACTTGATTTATAGCTATTTTCATACCGTATGTACGGTAATATTTGAGTATATTACTAAGTTGGCTAAAATCGCCTTTATAATCATGTTCTGACAGGACTAGTACAATTCGTGAAAGGGAATCTTCAGGGACATATTCATTAATAATATCGAAGTAACTCTCCCCATAATCTAGTATGAGTAAATTTGCATTACATGGTAAATATATATCATAGTCTTTTGCTTTTTCTGTTAACTCAGAGAGGGCTAAGCGAAGAATTTTATGTCCGACTTCTAATCGATACTCTACCGGAATATCCTCATCATATGCAAAAGTATTTAAGTTGATAAGATTTTCTCCATTTACCAGCTTTCCTAAAACTTCATAAGCAACCACAATATGTTCGTCCGCACTAAAAATCGGTTGATAATATGCTTTTACATGTTCTATATTCGTTAGTACATCCATTGCATCCATCAAGAAACCTCCTAAAAATCAAAACTAAAATATACATACGTTATTATAAATAAAAATTAGTATGCCTTACCTTAAGAATATGTTCTTTTGCATATTTTGTGTACAAAAAAAAGGTGTTAGCAAAGCCAAACACCTTTTTATCTATATGACATTTTTTCTACCTATAAAACAGACAGCAAATTATCCTCTTTTAGCGCCTCTGCCACCGCGCTTAGATTCTGTCGCGCGCTTTAACGTAGACAAACGATCTTCACTATCTTTCAAGAATCTAGCCATTTTTTGCTCAAAATTCTCTTTGCTAGGACGATCGCGATCATTTGGGCGATTATTGTTTCTAGGACGCTGAGGACGTTCGGGTCTCTCTGGTCTTTCCGCTTGAGGCTTTGCTTTTCGAATAGATAATCCGATTTTGCCATCCGCTTCAACATTCATCACCTTAACTTCAACAACATCTCCAACCTTCAGATGCTCATTAATATCTTTTACATAATTGTCTGCCACTTCACTAATGTGAACAAGACCTGTTGAGCCTCCTGGTAGTTCGACGAATGCTCCGAAATTTGTGATTCCTGTTACTTTACCTTCTACCTTGCTGCCTACTTCAATTGACATAAAAAAAATGCTCCTCCTTAAAATTTAAGCGACTCTTTTTCGAATTTATATGGTTTTTACATACAAATCCCTACCTTCATTATAGCTAACAAAAAAAGAGTGTCAATAAGACTACTCTTTTGCTTTTGATTTTTTTAAATTATTTTTCCTCTTTTCCTGGTAGAGTAAATATAATTTCACCCTCTTCGGAAAGGAAATATTGCTTTCTTAATAGTTTGCCAATGTACTCATCGTCGTTCAGCTTTGAAATTTGCACTTTAAGAATTTCTTGCTCTTCTTTCACTTGCTCTAATTCTTGAGCAACTTGCTCTTTTTGCAATTGTTTTTCTTCAAATGCACTTTTGCTGCTCAGCAAGGTAGATATTAATAATCCAACTAAAGCAACAGACACAATTGTAAATAATACTAATCGTCTCGCTAAACGAACTTTTTTGGCTTTGTTTCGATTTTCTTGGCGTTCGATAGAGCGAACATAATCAGTATTAATCGATGCAATTTGTTTCCGTATAGGTATGTTTCTTTGCTTCTCTCCCATTTTGCCCTCTCCTATCAAACTATTTCAATTTTTTTGTGTACTTCCCATTATAACGGAAGTTTGGCTTTTTCTGAAGGGCCAAATGCCACGTTTTTTGAAATAAAAAATGAAATGGTTTGAAGATAAATGAGATGATCGTCCATATAAGATAAATAATTTTATTAATCACCATCCAGATGAACCGAATTATCCACCAAATCGGTTGGATGATCAAAAGTAAAAAGATTCTACCTATAAGACGAAACACTGGCTGAAATATTTGATCGTATAAGAGAATACCTACTATTTGTGCAAGCGGATCATAAATTCTCCATACGCCATCTCGTACTTCATAAAGTATATAAAAAGAACCTAGTCCAAGTGTGATCCAAATAAATATTTCAAGAACTATACGATATTTATAAACGTAGGAACGCCTAGGGAAACTTCCCGTTACAAAGCGCGCCCCTTCGATTATTGCCCCTACCAATATCCCACTAAAGACCATTAGTAACAGACTAAAGAATTGTAATGAGAGCGTCATCCGAATAATTTATGAAGTAATCCTCTAGCGCCGTCTAAACTTTGCTCTTCATCATATTGCATTGCCCGAACGATTCCTTCCAATGTTAGTAATCCTTTATCAACATCCAGATGGACAATTTTTAAGTCTTCTCCCTTGATGTGAAGTATACCTTGAGAAGTTCTCACATAAAATTCTTGTTGATCAAATTTTTCAATAGATTTTACAGACGTCAGGTCCATACGTTTACGATTTCTAAGCGAAATCAAGTGGTCCCCCGATGGAATTGTAATAGTTTGGTTTTCTGCTTGATATTGCATATATACTCTCTCCTCTCCTTGTCCTACTTTATTGTATGCACATAAAAAAAAAGCATGACAACTACCATGCTTTTTTTCTTATTTTACAAGAAACTATTTAATTTCTATTTGGTATTCATCTAGATTCCAGTGTATTTAGTATATTAAAGAATTTTATCTATTGAATAATACTACTAATTTCCGTTTCAGGTGGAGTACAAAGGCCAAGAGCGCCACCACGCGATTGCAACACCTTCGTGACCAACATCCTGTTGACCTCCGCGGGATGAGCGACGAGCTATCCCGCCGGAGTCGTCACCTTTCAAATTATCGAGAAAAAGGATTCTGGTAGGATGTGACGTCCGTCATTACCTACCAGAATCCCTAAATACTTACTCGATAATCATATAGCAAAATATCTGTCCAAAGCCCTTCGAAAACAATAGAAACTGGTTTAGACCTTAAAGGACCGAGTGTCTTTATGAACGATTTTTCTTAATTAATCTTCATCATCAATAAATTCTGGATCTACTTTTTCTAATCTCTCTTCTTTAGTAATCGTGAACATTAATGAAGCCTCTTCTTTTTTCGCAGAGTCTCTAACCGCGTCAACTGTTGCAGTTACTACTTTTTGTCCAAATCTGATCGACAGTTCATCTCCAGCTTTCACATCTGAGCTCGCTTTTGCTACTTTCCCATTAATTGTTATTCTACCTTGGTCCGCTACTTCTTTCGCTAATGTTCTACGCTTTATAAGTCTGGAAACCTTTAAATATTTATCTAATCTCATTTGGTCACTACCCCTCTATTTTTTTTGCATCTTTCCAATATTGGTCTAACTCTTCTAAGGTGTAATGAGAAAAGTCGCCTTTTCCGTTCTTTACACACTCCTCTATAAATTGGAATCTGCTTTTAAATTTCTTATTAGCCTGAATCATTGCCTGCTCCGGAGATAAATTATAAAAACGTGCTAAATTTACAATGGTAAATAACAAATCACCTAACTCATCTACTTGGGAGTCCTTCGTACCCTCTGCTAATTCCACTTTCCATTCATCCAACTCTTCCTGGAACTTTTCCCAAGCTCCAGAAACGTCTGGCCAATCAAAACCAACCTTCGCAACTTTCTTTTGATAATTAAAAGAAGTAAGTAGAGATGAATCTGCTCGCATTTCCCCTTCTAATAAGGAATACCCAGAACCTTTACTTTCTTCGGACTTTATTTGTTGCCAATTACGCAGAACTTCCTCCGTGCTATCAGCTTTTACATTACCAAATACATGAGGGTGTCTACGAATCATTTTGTCTGCAATAGAATTTAATACATCTTCCATACTAAAGTATCCGTTATCTTCCCCTATTTGGGCATGTAAAAACACTTGTAACAGGACGTCCCCTAACTCTTCTACGATATGATCATCATCTTCCTCGTCAATGGCTTGCAGAAGCTCATACACCTCTTCTACGGCGTATTTCTTTAAGGTTGTATGCGTTTGTTCCTTATCCCACGGACACCCGTTAGGACCACGTAGTTCTGCTACAATTTGACGAAGTGTTTGCCACTCTTTTAAGCGATTTTCTTTTTCATGAATTGGTGGTACGTATAATGTAGTTAAATTATCTAATTTCATCACTCGATCCAATTCGAATAATGGAACCTTCGTTAAACTTTCTTCAGAAGACCCTGCAGCAGTAACAATCGTTACCTCATAATCATCTGGATATTTGTCCATGAGAGTTAACTTCACTTCGGATGCACTAAATGCATCATATACTTGTCCAATAAGCACATGCGCATTCATTTGAACTTCATCACGCTTGAAGCTAGTTCCGTCTAGTAATTGAAACCCCTCAATCGGATCAATTCGCAAAGCTCCGAAAATGGGATCTAGGAAACTTTGTCCACCTTCTATACGAATTTTAATCTTCCCTTGTTTT carries:
- a CDS encoding DinB family protein, translating into MTKEELLKAYGEYINWLDSLTTLDETRATAPYAEGKWSPNEIMMHLGEWDRFTFEQRLPNMKEGEKLERFPDFETFNAKAAALAHEQTFKETLAYAKKQRQHIIERLQQTDEIEWDKAFYIGESKSSIRSYFTDFLEHDEHHRKQISSM
- the yabQ gene encoding spore cortex biosynthesis protein YabQ, yielding MTLSLQFFSLLLMVFSGILVGAIIEGARFVTGSFPRRSYVYKYRIVLEIFIWITLGLGSFYILYEVRDGVWRIYDPLAQIVGILLYDQIFQPVFRLIGRIFLLLIIQPIWWIIRFIWMVINKIIYLIWTIISFIFKPFHFLFQKTWHLALQKKPNFRYNGKYTKKLK
- a CDS encoding SpoIIE family protein phosphatase; protein product: MKTVYEQEQKRSISLRRITEALKAKRITLLFSVIFLLISFFLAQVVLFEASVPFFLPLWALVNLRFQRFVPWVVVGAILGSFTLGFGQVIIHAIQALIFPFYQNRFINKIPLPVFVLIDVVCVQIAWQFVSYGGEIPVSIWLAIAYEGVLSLFMTIFLFQLFLPFPDLLHKRWTVERMGAALLIGALVLTGMSSYIFGYVSIPLMAAHLVIAVSAAIGGVQLATVVAVLSGTILSISKLSFSGMIAVYAVTGFLAGLHKPFGRLWQAFSMLGATFFFILYDRTLPLDSVYIGSLVVASLLFFIVPSTWIKELKDQLYPDTTSVLLRRQKWMTEKVNHQLQEFQHFVDFITRFISEKFDTKALRKDEKTEPLPICRSCFQYEKCWGEKSNGMPVLIKEWEEQPKKSRMQTENRIQYKCVKPIQVMHDLKEREAKQHLTYELQHGKKMFALKLKDMGNHMSGLMSNLENNITMYSSHEEVIKQRFQQANIPFFQIDVLSVEIGQMEIVCCLPIEARAKMLGERLIVPLLYDLWNEPFEIMAMKEIHHPYEHIQLTCKSSVRFQITHDVYTSSSKNTIYSGDAHAVFPLHPGLMAVILSDGMGNDVEAHRESRRVMQFMRECLNKKMDPETTMHTLHYMMSLQNDNDSYATVDLALIDLQKGELWSWKAGSMSTYLVRGSEMRKIESKHVPFGFLPTFSIEARKMDLKDGDVLVMLSDGVFSGNTTVEKQEQYYQKILQDPTMNAERFVKMLEETYSLPGDDRTVIFMQVEHVVPEWSLFTPRQTAKYQEKMVH
- the yabP gene encoding sporulation protein YabP, with amino-acid sequence MQYQAENQTITIPSGDHLISLRNRKRMDLTSVKSIEKFDQQEFYVRTSQGILHIKGEDLKIVHLDVDKGLLTLEGIVRAMQYDEEQSLDGARGLLHKLFG
- a CDS encoding RNA-binding S4 domain-containing protein is translated as MRLDKYLKVSRLIKRRTLAKEVADQGRITINGKVAKASSDVKAGDELSIRFGQKVVTATVDAVRDSAKKEEASLMFTITKEERLEKVDPEFIDDED
- a CDS encoding S1 domain-containing RNA-binding protein, producing the protein MSIEVGSKVEGKVTGITNFGAFVELPGGSTGLVHISEVADNYVKDINEHLKVGDVVEVKVMNVEADGKIGLSIRKAKPQAERPERPERPQRPRNNNRPNDRDRPSKENFEQKMARFLKDSEDRLSTLKRATESKRGGRGAKRG
- the tilS gene encoding tRNA lysidine(34) synthetase TilS, yielding MKVKKYIDKQQLIQSGDRLLLACSGGVDSVAVVLLFQEIQKIYNVQLGIVHTDHQLRGEESAEDMQFVEQLANRLEVPFYGTTLEVPSRVEAEGGNVQVICREERYDYFDSVMKQEHFDKLVLGHHADDQIETIVMSLVRGSLASSLTGIPITRPFSNGSIIRPFLSVTKEDILDFVQSHEQSFRHDPSNDKHTYTRNRLRHTVVPLLRQENMHVADSIRTFVEKQQQDDTFLQMLAKEKFDQLVTVKNESNFVLNTKQFSETPVALQRRVILILLKYLYDSSNTLLNNRLIESILTACNEQDGNTVIHLPKDFFLIRHYSQVQFSSNPIQSLPTQSQLVDEDCWKAVGAGYSIYLTRNLNEQVPSDEKWFIQLENDSLPLSIRQKMEGDRIHLKGMSTPKKVSRLFIDEKIPTEERVVWPILVSAKNDIMAIIGLRYGQQFEKKRNMQNFVLYVKSY
- the mazG gene encoding nucleoside triphosphate pyrophosphohydrolase yields the protein MNEITIIGLGASDLDQLPLGIYKKLKTAEYLYVRTEQHPVLEELRAEGLSFTSFDAVYEQNDQFEGVYEEIVRQLLELAEEHSIMYAVPGHPLVAEQTVQLLIEAEKQGKIKIRIEGGQSFLDPIFGALRIDPIEGFQLLDGTSFKRDEVQMNAHVLIGQVYDAFSASEVKLTLMDKYPDDYEVTIVTAAGSSEESLTKVPLFELDRVMKLDNLTTLYVPPIHEKENRLKEWQTLRQIVAELRGPNGCPWDKEQTHTTLKKYAVEEVYELLQAIDEEDDDHIVEELGDVLLQVFLHAQIGEDNGYFSMEDVLNSIADKMIRRHPHVFGNVKADSTEEVLRNWQQIKSEESKGSGYSLLEGEMRADSSLLTSFNYQKKVAKVGFDWPDVSGAWEKFQEELDEWKVELAEGTKDSQVDELGDLLFTIVNLARFYNLSPEQAMIQANKKFKSRFQFIEECVKNGKGDFSHYTLEELDQYWKDAKKIEG
- a CDS encoding FtsB family cell division protein, encoding MGEKQRNIPIRKQIASINTDYVRSIERQENRNKAKKVRLARRLVLFTIVSVALVGLLISTLLSSKSAFEEKQLQKEQVAQELEQVKEEQEILKVQISKLNDDEYIGKLLRKQYFLSEEGEIIFTLPGKEEK
- a CDS encoding EAL-associated domain-containing protein yields the protein MDAMDVLTNIEHVKAYYQPIFSADEHIVVAYEVLGKLVNGENLINLNTFAYDEDIPVEYRLEVGHKILRLALSELTEKAKDYDIYLPCNANLLILDYGESYFDIINEYVPEDSLSRIVLVLSEHDYKGDFSQLSNILKYYRTYGMKIAINQVGSESHIDYIKMLSPNILKVNIEKLSYESWSAQNDLFTSLGSLARKIGANMLFEGIDSVHQLQFAWKNGGRYYQGKYLADAQTETISRDLLKDHFKEKCQQFITTEKRLLEEKYNELKNLQNMLEKAVEHINPTSDNVAQLLLLAEELDDCSFRIYICDEDGFQLSPNIMRVNKKWDIQEDAIHKNWSWRPYFLKTIIKMRNDQSGEFSDMYSDIVTGEMMRTFSIPLNNNEYLFIDISYDYLFTHNIFR
- the hpt gene encoding hypoxanthine phosphoribosyltransferase, producing the protein MLEKDILEVLLSEEQINQKTRELGALLTEEYKDQYPLAIGILKGAMPFMSDLMKRVDTYIEMDYMDVSSYGNATVSSGEVKIVKDLNTSVEGRDILIIEDIIDSGMTLSYLVDLFKYRKAKSIKIVTLLDKPTGRKVDLKADFVGFEVPDAFVVGYGLDYAEKYRNLPYVGVLKKEVYSF